The following are from one region of the Rhodothermales bacterium genome:
- a CDS encoding outer membrane beta-barrel protein, whose amino-acid sequence MVAWGTAFFATLTLALALALAPPAAAQSAETVLVTGFVVEAASNLPIEGVNVQLTSVADTTVTRGTATSPSGAFTVRGASTGEWRLRVSFVGFERIERIIRIGNSNLDLGTLRLEDDVAFLDEVRIEAVQERVTVRGDTTSYNAAAFQVNPDASTEDLLAKLPGVTVENGQVQAQGRAVQKVLVDGREFFGDDPSAALRNLPSEIVDRIEIFERQSDQARFTGFNDGNEQMTINVVTREGRSNGQFGKVYAGGGTVERYQSGGSVNVFDGNERITLLGLTNNINIQNFSRGDLSEVGRGRDFRSGSNAGINRTHAFGVNYANEWNDKTELTASYFLNRSLNETDTAIDREYILGDDTWTESSIDTGSETRHRLSARLEHELNDRHSLIVSPRLSFNSDATTSDDVAFGTLAGPTTNAREDDSRSLDASTWLLWRMRFDKRGRTLSANANANVDNRRSNGTLLASTSDELIDQINEREQDGRSISARISFTEPLGEDGQLQLSWNPSVSRGQSDRATYNMDPLTAAYTLADVSLTGDFETETLRQRGGIGYRLNKEKVRIRLEMDLESEHLTGTQVLPVAAHVDRRFSSVEPSAELRYRFSSSNELRLQYRANTSTPGVGQLQDVIDNTNPLSMSSGNPDLEQSFSHDFSVRHRRTSEDRGNVFVASASYEINTNAIGRESFTAQTDTELAPGVILARGGRFSRPVNVGESSAARGYLSVGRPLGLLSSNMNLNARYSRSSTPALLDGVIARTVAQTVSGGVRLGSNVSESVDFSVSYDLSVSQAENDRHSALDRDYASHRGSARVDLLPKGRFVVSSDVSVTQYVGLGGIADNTVRWNAAVGYKFLKSYGGELRLMMADNLDSEQSIGRSVNELYIEDRQTSVLGRFILLNFTYTVRDFRQ is encoded by the coding sequence TTGGTCGCTTGGGGAACGGCGTTTTTCGCCACGCTGACCCTGGCGCTGGCCCTCGCGCTCGCACCCCCCGCCGCCGCCCAGTCCGCCGAAACCGTCCTGGTGACCGGATTCGTGGTGGAAGCGGCATCGAACCTGCCCATTGAGGGCGTCAATGTGCAGCTGACCTCGGTGGCCGACACCACCGTGACGCGCGGGACCGCCACGTCTCCGTCGGGCGCGTTTACCGTGCGCGGCGCATCGACGGGCGAGTGGCGACTCCGCGTATCGTTTGTCGGATTTGAGCGCATTGAGCGCATCATCCGGATTGGAAACAGCAACCTCGACCTGGGCACGCTCCGGCTGGAAGATGACGTGGCGTTCCTGGACGAGGTGCGCATTGAGGCGGTGCAGGAGCGCGTCACCGTCCGGGGCGATACCACGTCCTACAACGCCGCGGCCTTCCAGGTCAACCCCGATGCATCGACCGAAGACCTGCTCGCGAAACTCCCGGGCGTCACCGTCGAAAACGGCCAGGTCCAGGCGCAGGGCCGGGCAGTTCAGAAAGTCCTCGTGGACGGGCGTGAGTTTTTCGGGGACGATCCGTCGGCCGCATTGCGCAACCTGCCCTCCGAGATCGTGGACCGGATAGAAATCTTCGAACGGCAATCCGACCAGGCCCGATTCACGGGTTTCAATGACGGCAACGAGCAGATGACCATCAACGTGGTGACGCGTGAGGGCCGCTCGAACGGGCAATTCGGCAAGGTATATGCCGGCGGCGGGACCGTTGAACGGTATCAGTCGGGCGGGAGCGTGAACGTGTTCGACGGCAATGAGCGGATTACGCTGCTCGGCCTGACCAACAACATCAACATCCAGAATTTCTCGCGCGGCGACCTGTCCGAAGTCGGCCGCGGGCGCGATTTTCGCTCCGGGAGCAATGCGGGCATCAACCGCACCCACGCATTCGGCGTGAACTACGCCAACGAGTGGAACGACAAGACGGAGCTCACGGCCAGCTACTTCCTGAATCGCTCACTGAACGAGACCGACACGGCCATCGACCGCGAATACATCCTTGGGGACGATACATGGACCGAGTCATCCATCGATACAGGCTCGGAAACCCGCCACCGGCTGTCGGCCCGCCTGGAGCACGAGCTGAACGACCGGCACTCCCTAATTGTATCGCCCCGATTGAGTTTCAACAGCGATGCGACGACCTCCGACGACGTGGCCTTCGGTACCCTGGCCGGGCCGACCACCAACGCCCGCGAGGACGACAGTCGTTCCTTGGATGCGTCGACCTGGCTGCTCTGGCGGATGCGTTTCGACAAACGCGGACGGACGCTTTCCGCCAACGCCAACGCGAATGTGGATAATCGCCGGAGCAACGGGACCCTCCTGGCATCGACGAGCGACGAGCTCATTGACCAGATCAACGAGCGTGAACAGGATGGGCGCTCGATTTCGGCGCGGATTTCCTTCACCGAGCCGCTGGGCGAGGACGGACAGCTGCAGCTCTCCTGGAATCCGTCCGTGTCGCGGGGGCAGAGCGATCGGGCCACCTACAACATGGATCCGTTGACCGCCGCCTACACGCTGGCCGACGTATCGCTGACCGGGGATTTTGAAACAGAGACGCTCCGGCAGCGCGGAGGCATCGGATACCGGCTGAACAAGGAAAAAGTGCGCATCCGCCTGGAAATGGATCTGGAGAGCGAGCATCTCACGGGAACGCAGGTGTTGCCCGTGGCCGCGCACGTGGATCGCCGGTTCTCGAGCGTGGAGCCCAGCGCCGAGCTCCGCTACCGCTTTTCCTCATCGAATGAGCTGCGGCTGCAGTACCGGGCCAACACGTCCACACCGGGCGTAGGGCAGCTGCAGGATGTGATTGACAACACGAATCCGCTCAGCATGTCGTCGGGCAACCCCGACCTCGAGCAGTCGTTCTCGCACGATTTTTCCGTGCGGCATCGTCGTACGAGCGAGGACCGCGGGAACGTGTTCGTGGCATCGGCCAGCTACGAAATCAATACGAATGCCATCGGCCGGGAGTCATTCACCGCCCAGACCGATACCGAGTTGGCGCCCGGCGTCATCCTGGCGCGCGGCGGGCGCTTCTCCCGTCCTGTGAACGTGGGCGAGAGCTCGGCGGCGAGGGGATATCTGTCGGTGGGGCGTCCGCTGGGGCTTCTGTCCAGCAATATGAACCTGAACGCCCGCTATTCGCGGAGCTCGACGCCGGCATTGCTCGACGGCGTGATTGCACGGACGGTTGCGCAGACCGTGTCCGGCGGTGTTCGGCTGGGCAGCAACGTGAGTGAGAGCGTGGACTTTTCGGTTTCGTACGATCTGTCCGTGAGCCAGGCCGAAAACGACCGCCACAGCGCGCTCGACCGCGACTACGCATCGCACCGTGGCTCGGCCCGCGTGGACCTGCTGCCGAAGGGCCGTTTCGTAGTATCGTCCGACGTGTCCGTCACGCAGTACGTGGGGCTCGGCGGCATTGCTGACAACACGGTCCGCTGGAACGCCGCCGTCGGCTACAAATTCCTGAAGAGCTACGGCGGGGAGCTGCGGCTCATGATGGCCGACAACCTGGACTCCGAGCAATCGATTGGCCGCTCCGTCAACGAGCTCTACATAGAAGACCGCCAGACCAGCGTGCTGGGCCGCTTCATCCTGCTGAACTTCACGTATACCGTGCGGGATTTCCGGCAATAG
- a CDS encoding rhomboid family intramembrane serine protease, with protein MRFRLWYAAQPVAMRTLLAANVVVYLLWQVVLIHIPVTRDFVYQHVALNPGMPGVLFEPWQLLTYAFLHLGTGLGGLLHILFNMLWMVWIGRDYEQMRGPGRFLGVYVLGAVGGALLTVVLHALFPGVAVFGGIVNGASAAVLAIMMTVAIEFPNKAIALMFIGVVRLLYVVWGFIALDILFLAGGGTSVSAHLGGILTGYVLARVGPGATAWAGVFFGGGGFRRGGTGSGSGSARRPRSSQSVLQALEERLANKKTSGGSGTGSAGSGSADSSPKSSRAKDVDAILDKISESGYDSLSAEEKRILYEASGE; from the coding sequence TTGAGATTCCGGCTCTGGTACGCCGCGCAGCCCGTGGCCATGCGGACGTTGCTGGCCGCGAACGTGGTGGTGTACCTGCTCTGGCAGGTGGTGCTCATCCACATTCCCGTGACGCGGGACTTCGTGTATCAGCACGTGGCCCTGAATCCGGGGATGCCGGGCGTGTTGTTCGAGCCGTGGCAGCTGTTGACGTATGCGTTCCTGCACCTCGGGACGGGGCTCGGCGGCCTGCTGCACATCCTGTTCAACATGCTCTGGATGGTGTGGATAGGACGCGATTACGAGCAGATGCGCGGTCCGGGGCGCTTTTTGGGCGTTTACGTGCTCGGCGCGGTGGGCGGCGCGCTGCTGACGGTCGTGCTGCATGCGCTGTTTCCGGGGGTGGCGGTGTTCGGCGGGATCGTGAACGGGGCCTCGGCGGCCGTGTTGGCCATCATGATGACGGTCGCGATCGAGTTTCCGAACAAGGCGATTGCGCTCATGTTCATCGGCGTGGTCCGGCTGCTGTATGTGGTCTGGGGATTCATCGCGTTGGATATCCTGTTCCTGGCTGGCGGCGGCACGTCCGTTTCGGCGCATCTCGGCGGCATCCTCACCGGATACGTTCTGGCCCGGGTCGGCCCCGGCGCCACGGCATGGGCGGGAGTCTTTTTTGGGGGCGGCGGGTTTCGCCGCGGCGGAACCGGCTCAGGCTCGGGCTCTGCCCGTCGGCCGCGCTCCAGCCAAAGTGTGCTTCAGGCACTGGAAGAACGGCTGGCGAACAAGAAAACCTCCGGCGGGTCTGGCACCGGTTCGGCCGGCTCTGGCTCGGCCGATTCCAGCCCCAAATCCTCCCGCGCCAAGGATGTAGACGCCATCCTGGACAAAATCAGCGAGAGCGGCTACGATTCGCTGTCTGCGGAAGAGAAGCGCATCCTGTACGAAGCCAGCGGCGAATAA
- a CDS encoding rhomboid family intramembrane serine protease, which translates to MRTKRGAFGIPSPHSKEHLQMYQGTYQPPTQFSVFPPVIKNLLILNVLVFMAQIVPQTNEMLITWFGLWPLGTPPMIGLGEFWPWQVVTYGFLHGNLTHILFNMFALWMFGVQVENTWGSQRFAVFYFVCVIGAALIQLVVATSGPGWYPTVGASGGVFGLLLAFGMMFPNQPIYLYFMFPVKAKWFVIGYGLLELIGGVSGSSTVAHFAHLGGMLFGFLLIQYWRGKLPWKPSHRMYW; encoded by the coding sequence TTGAGAACCAAACGCGGGGCATTCGGTATCCCGTCCCCACACTCGAAAGAACACCTGCAGATGTATCAGGGCACGTATCAGCCGCCAACGCAATTTTCGGTCTTCCCGCCGGTCATCAAGAACCTGCTCATCCTGAATGTGCTGGTCTTCATGGCCCAGATCGTGCCGCAGACGAACGAGATGCTCATCACGTGGTTCGGGCTGTGGCCGCTCGGCACCCCGCCCATGATCGGACTGGGTGAATTCTGGCCCTGGCAAGTCGTGACCTATGGTTTCCTGCATGGCAACCTGACCCACATCCTGTTCAATATGTTCGCGTTGTGGATGTTCGGTGTCCAGGTTGAGAATACGTGGGGATCACAGCGATTCGCGGTCTTCTACTTCGTATGCGTCATAGGCGCGGCGTTGATCCAGTTGGTGGTGGCCACCTCCGGTCCGGGATGGTATCCGACGGTGGGCGCATCGGGCGGCGTGTTCGGATTGCTGCTTGCCTTCGGGATGATGTTTCCGAACCAGCCCATCTACCTGTACTTCATGTTTCCGGTGAAAGCCAAGTGGTTCGTCATCGGATACGGGCTGCTTGAACTGATTGGCGGCGTATCGGGCTCAAGCACCGTGGCGCACTTCGCCCACCTCGGCGGCATGCTCTTCGGTTTCCTGCTCATCCAGTACTGGCGGGGCAAGCTCCCCTGGAAGCCGTCCCACAGGATGTACTGGTAA
- a CDS encoding transglycosylase domain-containing protein, with the protein MPPRAHKGRGWAGNARLRWSVRAALLIVALALVIPPWRFVSRMQAALPAIPAHPAAAAPMGSRVLAADGTEIGRIFRVRQTWIPLDAMSPNVIDALLATEDHRFFEHGGVDIVRLAGAAWYTMLGDPQGASTVPMQLARGAFPSIAEGSIWERKTQEMLMARRLVREMPREAILEWYLNTVPFGYNTYGIEAAAERFFSMHAADLSVAQSALLVGMLKGTSRYDPFKRPSRALDRRATVIGRMFDDGRLTLAEARRATAEPLALIPSTEDPATSPAPHFLAYVKAFVEFQGLDAETDGLTIHTTLDLDMQAVAVGAAERQAARLQRVVNREWSPEERLSVGMVALEPGTAFVRAWVGDLDWRVDQYDKVGSALRQPGSTFKPFLYAAALEAGFSPWYMVQDRVRTFNVPGRGNVWTPTNSGGGASGRVYTLRDGLVWSKNTVAAHVMSRLGPARVAATAERMGIASPLLPVPSLALGTSEVTLLELTGAYGTIASGGVQRDPIVVTHVTDRNGRTVASFAAPSFSADAPGTAQAQAAAGATQALEPDIAYTLLDMMRGVVDQGTGSLIRTEFGVRGDLAGKTGTTQNNADGWFVLMHPDLVVGAWVGFNDPATTFRSNYWGQGGHNALLLVGDFMRIATRAGSNSGTGSSSPLVNPRARFLAPPGYRAPAPPVYNTPTPPDSPASPAATESEPVAQIPGGP; encoded by the coding sequence GTGCCGCCGCGCGCCCACAAAGGCCGAGGGTGGGCGGGAAATGCCCGGCTCCGCTGGAGCGTACGTGCCGCCCTCCTCATCGTTGCGCTGGCGCTCGTCATCCCGCCGTGGCGGTTTGTTTCCCGGATGCAGGCAGCGCTGCCCGCTATTCCGGCGCATCCCGCGGCCGCGGCGCCCATGGGCAGCCGGGTCCTGGCGGCCGACGGGACCGAAATCGGGCGCATCTTCCGGGTGAGACAGACGTGGATTCCGTTGGATGCGATGTCCCCCAATGTGATCGATGCGCTCCTGGCAACCGAGGACCATCGCTTTTTTGAGCACGGCGGCGTGGATATCGTGCGTCTGGCCGGGGCGGCGTGGTATACCATGCTGGGCGATCCGCAGGGTGCATCGACCGTACCCATGCAGCTCGCGCGCGGGGCGTTCCCGTCCATCGCCGAGGGGTCCATCTGGGAGCGCAAGACCCAGGAGATGCTCATGGCGCGCCGCCTGGTGCGGGAGATGCCGCGCGAGGCCATCCTGGAATGGTACCTGAACACAGTGCCCTTCGGATACAACACGTACGGCATTGAGGCCGCGGCCGAACGGTTCTTTTCGATGCACGCCGCGGATTTGTCCGTCGCGCAGTCGGCGCTCCTCGTCGGGATGCTGAAGGGCACGAGCCGATACGATCCGTTCAAACGGCCATCGCGCGCCCTGGACCGCCGCGCCACGGTCATCGGACGCATGTTCGACGATGGGCGGCTGACCCTGGCGGAAGCGCGTCGCGCGACCGCCGAGCCCCTCGCCCTCATCCCCTCCACCGAGGACCCCGCCACCTCCCCCGCCCCGCATTTTCTGGCCTACGTGAAGGCGTTCGTGGAATTCCAGGGGCTGGACGCCGAAACCGACGGGCTCACCATCCACACCACCCTCGATCTTGACATGCAGGCCGTCGCGGTCGGCGCGGCCGAACGCCAGGCGGCCCGGCTCCAGCGCGTGGTCAACCGGGAGTGGAGTCCCGAGGAACGGCTCTCCGTCGGGATGGTGGCGCTGGAGCCGGGCACGGCGTTCGTCCGCGCCTGGGTGGGAGACCTCGACTGGCGCGTGGACCAGTACGACAAAGTGGGGAGCGCGCTGCGGCAGCCCGGCTCCACCTTCAAACCCTTCCTGTACGCCGCCGCGCTCGAGGCCGGCTTTTCGCCCTGGTACATGGTCCAGGACCGCGTCCGAACCTTCAACGTGCCTGGCCGCGGAAACGTCTGGACCCCCACCAATTCCGGCGGCGGCGCAAGTGGCCGCGTATACACCCTCCGTGACGGCCTCGTCTGGTCCAAGAACACCGTGGCCGCGCACGTCATGTCGCGGCTCGGACCCGCCCGCGTGGCCGCCACCGCCGAGCGCATGGGCATCGCCTCCCCGCTCTTGCCCGTCCCCTCCCTGGCGCTCGGCACCTCCGAAGTCACGCTCCTCGAGCTCACCGGCGCCTACGGCACCATCGCATCCGGAGGCGTGCAGCGCGACCCCATCGTCGTCACCCACGTCACGGATAGGAATGGCCGGACCGTGGCCTCTTTTGCGGCTCCCTCTTTTTCGGCTGATGCGCCTGGCACGGCCCAGGCCCAAGCGGCCGCCGGCGCTACTCAGGCCCTCGAACCTGATATTGCGTATACCCTGCTGGACATGATGCGCGGCGTCGTCGATCAGGGCACCGGAAGCCTCATCCGCACCGAATTCGGTGTCCGCGGCGACCTCGCCGGCAAGACCGGCACCACACAGAACAACGCCGACGGCTGGTTCGTCCTCATGCACCCCGACCTCGTCGTCGGTGCCTGGGTCGGCTTCAACGACCCCGCCACCACCTTCCGCTCCAACTACTGGGGCCAGGGCGGCCACAACGCCCTCCTGCTGGTCGGGGACTTCATGCGGATCGCCACCCGCGCTGGCTCCAATTCCGGCACCGGCTCTTCCTCCCCATTGGTAAATCCCCGCGCACGCTTCCTCGCGCCGCCCGGATACCGCGCCCCCGCCCCGCCCGTGTACAACACACCCACCCCTCCCGACTCGCCCGCTTCGCCCGCCGCCACGGAATCGGAGCCCGTCGCCCAAATCCCGGGCGGACCATGA
- a CDS encoding metallophosphoesterase family protein: MNPQPPDSVQAQSLIFADLHLGRDPAGDPARLADLLDCVSAHASHAVLETVIFLGDTFDAFIDAPGRVPPAFPAWADVTHRIREMGAAVRFFSGNHDRWHLSAAAGGTIASLIGSVPHRGPHLSTLHGFRCFMSHGDEYDALSPAAHLMKKMSDTRLAYAAYRTALPFGGAQWLAQSVSSRLASFDPQARTVGALRATAERILARDDADIVVFGHAHHSECTRMGDGWYVNTGDWHHGRSYVVITPEGPELRQFRRTADIE, translated from the coding sequence ATGAATCCCCAGCCGCCCGACTCCGTCCAGGCCCAATCCCTGATCTTCGCGGACCTGCACCTCGGCCGCGATCCTGCCGGCGACCCCGCCCGCCTCGCCGACCTTCTGGACTGCGTCTCCGCCCATGCTTCCCACGCGGTTCTCGAAACCGTCATTTTTCTCGGGGATACCTTCGATGCTTTCATCGATGCGCCCGGCCGGGTGCCGCCGGCCTTTCCGGCGTGGGCGGATGTGACGCATCGGATACGGGAGATGGGGGCCGCGGTGCGGTTCTTTTCCGGCAATCACGACCGGTGGCACCTGAGCGCTGCCGCTGGAGGCACCATTGCCAGCCTTATCGGCAGCGTGCCGCACCGCGGCCCCCACTTGTCCACGCTACACGGCTTCCGATGCTTCATGAGCCACGGCGACGAGTACGATGCGCTCTCCCCTGCGGCGCATCTCATGAAAAAAATGTCTGATACCCGCCTGGCGTACGCGGCCTACCGCACCGCTCTGCCGTTTGGCGGCGCGCAGTGGTTGGCCCAGAGCGTGAGTTCGCGGCTGGCCTCGTTCGATCCCCAAGCGCGCACCGTCGGGGCGCTTCGCGCGACCGCCGAGCGCATTCTGGCCCGCGATGACGCCGACATCGTCGTGTTCGGCCACGCCCACCACTCCGAATGCACGCGCATGGGCGACGGTTGGTACGTGAACACCGGGGACTGGCACCATGGTCGCTCGTACGTCGTGATCACGCCCGAAGGCCCTGAACTTCGGCAGTTTCGGCGTACGGCAGACATTGAATGA
- a CDS encoding transglycosylase domain-containing protein, translating to MTYVAGAALLGTLILGLYFWTLLDELPPMREIENPDFQLATVAYTADGEMLMRYAYQNRSWVNFEDISPHVINALWATEDHRFYAHWGIDMTGMLSIPLSILKGDPRGASTISQQLARNLYNARIGRDVTVSRKLKEMVTAVQLERRYTKPEIMEMYLNTVEFGNGAGGNAVYGIESAARVYFGKPPLDLNILESATLVGMLQATSAYNPIRNPERSQQRRNIVLVQMTRRGVLPDGFLDENRDVPVETDYQSDGLSQSIAPYFAEHVRNELEDWGERMGYDIYEDGLVVYTTLDSRLQKMAMAAVDSVTTCLQKVADFEWSSEGSPTRVWSASMCDYMRFEDESWSALYAKQPNLLNNIIVDTDRYQSMRRSGMPRDVVFDSLRANTAYIDSLKHSKQRIEAGFVALDPQTGYVKAWVGGREITRDWYDHVSIARRQAGSTFKPFVYTAAIDNGWSPYYTLMDDSVKYVDPQSGVEWNPTNFEEISGMPMTLRQALARSVNTVTAKLMLEVGPPEVAFYAKRMGIESPLQEVPSLALGTSDVTLLELTKAYSTFANGGLLYEPTSITRIEDRSGNVLYEAASAPKEALSETTAYTMVDMLRAVIRQGSGIRMVAGEYQLGEYDLGGKTGTTQNAADTWFMMIHPDLVMGSWIGFNDMRYRFRAEHYGQGGRTALHVVGRFFRSAANSDEAFVSPDSRFPAPGLFGGLPYPAPDSLRVPEKEDPQPRRGRVSW from the coding sequence GTGACGTACGTCGCGGGCGCGGCCCTGCTGGGCACGCTCATCCTGGGCCTGTATTTCTGGACGCTGCTGGATGAGCTCCCGCCCATGCGGGAAATCGAGAACCCGGACTTCCAGCTGGCCACGGTGGCCTACACGGCGGACGGCGAGATGCTCATGCGCTATGCGTATCAGAACCGCTCATGGGTGAATTTCGAGGACATCTCCCCCCACGTCATCAATGCGTTGTGGGCGACGGAGGATCATCGATTCTACGCGCACTGGGGCATCGACATGACGGGCATGCTGTCCATTCCGCTCAGCATCCTGAAGGGCGACCCGCGCGGCGCATCGACCATCTCCCAGCAATTGGCCCGGAACCTGTACAACGCACGCATCGGACGGGACGTCACCGTATCGCGCAAATTGAAGGAAATGGTGACGGCCGTGCAGCTGGAACGCCGGTACACGAAGCCGGAAATCATGGAGATGTACCTGAACACCGTTGAATTCGGCAACGGCGCCGGCGGGAACGCGGTGTACGGCATAGAGTCGGCGGCGCGGGTGTATTTCGGGAAGCCGCCGCTGGACCTGAACATCCTGGAGAGCGCGACGCTCGTGGGCATGCTGCAGGCCACGTCCGCCTACAATCCCATCCGGAATCCGGAGCGGTCGCAGCAGCGGCGCAATATCGTTTTGGTCCAGATGACCCGTCGCGGTGTCCTCCCGGACGGTTTCCTGGATGAGAACCGGGACGTCCCGGTGGAAACGGACTACCAGTCCGACGGCCTTTCGCAGTCGATTGCCCCGTATTTCGCCGAGCATGTGCGCAACGAACTGGAGGATTGGGGCGAGCGCATGGGATACGACATCTACGAGGACGGCCTGGTCGTCTACACGACGCTCGACTCCCGCCTGCAGAAGATGGCCATGGCAGCGGTCGATTCGGTGACGACCTGCCTGCAGAAGGTGGCCGACTTCGAATGGAGCTCCGAGGGCAGCCCGACGCGGGTCTGGAGCGCCAGCATGTGCGATTACATGCGCTTCGAGGATGAATCCTGGTCGGCGCTCTATGCGAAGCAGCCGAATCTGCTGAACAATATCATCGTGGATACGGACCGGTACCAGTCCATGCGGCGCAGCGGCATGCCCCGGGATGTCGTGTTCGATTCGCTCCGCGCCAATACTGCCTACATCGATTCGCTGAAGCACTCGAAACAGCGGATTGAAGCCGGTTTTGTGGCCCTCGATCCGCAAACAGGATACGTCAAGGCCTGGGTCGGCGGCCGCGAGATCACGCGGGACTGGTATGACCACGTATCGATTGCTCGACGCCAGGCCGGATCGACCTTCAAACCCTTCGTGTATACAGCCGCCATCGACAACGGGTGGTCGCCGTATTACACGCTGATGGACGATTCCGTCAAGTATGTCGATCCGCAGTCGGGCGTGGAGTGGAATCCCACGAACTTCGAGGAAATCTCGGGCATGCCCATGACCCTGCGTCAGGCGCTTGCCCGGTCGGTGAATACGGTCACGGCCAAACTCATGCTGGAGGTCGGCCCGCCCGAAGTAGCGTTCTACGCCAAGCGGATGGGCATTGAGAGCCCCCTGCAGGAGGTGCCATCCCTGGCCCTCGGCACGAGCGATGTAACGCTCCTTGAGCTGACCAAGGCCTACAGCACATTCGCCAACGGCGGCCTGCTGTACGAGCCGACGTCCATCACGCGGATTGAGGATCGCAGCGGCAACGTGCTCTACGAGGCGGCGTCCGCGCCCAAGGAGGCCCTGTCCGAAACCACGGCCTACACCATGGTCGACATGCTCCGCGCGGTCATCCGCCAGGGATCCGGCATCCGCATGGTGGCCGGCGAATACCAACTCGGGGAGTACGACCTGGGCGGCAAGACGGGCACGACGCAGAATGCGGCCGATACGTGGTTCATGATGATCCACCCGGACCTGGTCATGGGCTCCTGGATCGGGTTCAACGACATGCGCTACCGGTTCCGCGCCGAACATTACGGCCAGGGTGGCCGGACGGCGTTGCACGTGGTGGGACGGTTCTTCCGGAGTGCCGCCAATTCGGATGAGGCGTTCGTGAGTCCGGATTCGCGATTCCCTGCGCCGGGGCTCTTCGGAGGCCTGCCCTATCCGGCTCCCGATTCACTTCGCGTGCCGGAGAAAGAAGATCCGCAGCCGCGCCGCGGCCGCGTGAGCTGGTAG
- a CDS encoding 4-(cytidine 5'-diphospho)-2-C-methyl-D-erythritol kinase, which produces MEFLTKDAVAKINLGLHVLRRRADGYHDIETIFLPIGWSDRLTFRPADDIRMTCTDASLPTDESNLCMKAARALATEGRGVHIHLEKHIPYGAGLGGGSSDAAATLQGCAAIWGLNTTNLERIAAGLGADVAFFLNGRPSFASGIGEQLERLDSIADPTPREQPKNTHSDTQSAPIKDLKVLVVVPDVHVSTAEAYANVTPNDRDRPDLREAVREPIETWKDTIVNDFEASVTAKYPVIGELRDLLYDSGALYAAMSGSGSAVFGLFAAHPEVAWARIRKEHPTSRTWMGSLRG; this is translated from the coding sequence TTGGAATTCCTCACCAAAGACGCCGTCGCAAAAATCAACCTGGGTCTCCACGTGCTGCGGCGCCGCGCGGACGGATACCACGACATCGAGACCATCTTCCTGCCGATTGGCTGGAGCGACCGGTTGACGTTCCGGCCCGCCGACGACATCCGGATGACGTGCACGGACGCGAGCCTGCCGACGGATGAGTCGAATTTGTGCATGAAGGCGGCGCGGGCTTTGGCCACAGAGGGGCGCGGCGTACATATACACCTGGAAAAGCACATTCCGTACGGGGCGGGGCTCGGCGGTGGGTCGAGCGATGCCGCCGCCACACTGCAGGGCTGCGCGGCCATTTGGGGTTTGAATACCACCAATCTGGAGCGCATTGCCGCAGGCTTGGGCGCGGATGTGGCGTTTTTCCTGAACGGCCGACCTTCGTTCGCGTCCGGGATCGGGGAGCAGCTGGAGCGTTTGGATTCAATCGCCGACCCCACTCCGCGTGAACAACCAAAAAACACCCATTCTGACACCCAATCCGCACCCATTAAGGATCTGAAGGTACTCGTGGTGGTGCCCGATGTGCACGTGTCGACCGCCGAGGCCTACGCCAACGTGACGCCGAACGACCGCGATCGGCCCGATCTCCGTGAGGCCGTGCGGGAGCCCATTGAGACCTGGAAGGACACGATCGTGAACGACTTCGAGGCGAGCGTCACGGCGAAGTATCCTGTCATTGGCGAACTGCGGGATCTGCTGTACGACAGCGGGGCGCTGTATGCCGCCATGAGCGGATCGGGGTCGGCGGTGTTCGGACTGTTCGCCGCGCATCCGGAAGTCGCATGGGCGCGCATCCGGAAGGAGCATCCCACATCCCGCACCTGGATGGGGTCGCTGAGGGGATAA